From one Rhodamnia argentea isolate NSW1041297 chromosome 1, ASM2092103v1, whole genome shotgun sequence genomic stretch:
- the LOC115733690 gene encoding disease resistance protein L6-like translates to MEQAFVTLVVAFFLGALAHKLLSERRTSPPIRPSGDDCEVLLSFADAQKSFADLLYDRLVGVGIRVFRDHDEVRAGEELGPEVLKAINNGEILIPIISENYASSKSCLDQLVRMMERQKHSGRRLVFPIFYKVKAADVPEQRGSFGEAFGCYRRSFDGTLVAEWKKALKEVSELTTPWESESFTDGREEELVKLVAEQVSQELKRRYLVDTDYLVGIDSHVDKVMQLIDERSSAVVIVGIYGRVGIGKTTLVKAIDKKLSSPSYWHSFIEDIRKSCNRNSIVNLQNQLITDMLERNDFQASDVPHGISILTSVFKDKKALIILDDVDNTEQLDDLVGMSHSLAPGSRIFFTTRNESVLGWAKVDRKYGVYRKYALEELNEEQRLILFSRHAFRRDSPPNEEFSALARPVVSMTGGLPLALEIVGSFLCGKPAEVWRETIKKMENMPHMVVQEKLMIGYYLLEEKQKQMFLDIACFLIGSDARLASYMWDACGFFATEGIEVLRSLSFIKIGDNHELRMQNQMRDLGRKIVRIENPREPHHRSRLWDYEEALGVLERKEKVMTIDSEQNVEI, encoded by the exons ATGGAACAAGCTTTCGTGACGCTTGTCGTAGCGTTCTTTCTCGGTGCGCTCGCGCACAAGCTTCTGAGTGAGAGGAGGACAAGTCCTCCGATCCGGCCGAGCGGAGACGACTGCGAAGTGCTCTTAAGCTTCGCAGATGCTCAAAAGAGCTTCGCCGACCTCCTCTACGACAGACTTGTCGGTGTCGGAATACGTGTCTTCAGGGACCACGATGAGGTTCGCGCAGGTGAGGAATTGGGCCCAGAAGTTCTGAAAGCCATTAACAACGGTGAGATTCTTATCCCGATTATCTCCGAGAACTATGCTTCTAGCAAATCCTGCCTTGACCAACTGGTTCGCATGATGGAGCGCCAAAAACACTCGGGGAGGCGCCTAGTGTTTCCCATATTCTACAAAGTGAAAGCCGCGGATGTGCCAGAGCAAAGAGGTAGCTTTGGAGAGGCATTTGGTTGCTACAGGCGGAGTTTTGACGGAACGCTTGTGGCCGAATGGAAGAAAGCGCTTAAAGAAGTCAGTGAATTGACGACGCCATGGGAATCAGAGAGTTTTACTGATGG GCGTGAAgaagaattggtaaaattggTTGCGGAACAAGTTTCCCAAGAGTTGAAGAGACGGTATTTAGTCGATACAGATTATTTGGTCGGAATTGATAGCCATGTGGACAAGGTCATGCAATTAATAGATGAGCGTTCTAGTGCTGTCGTAATTGTGGGAATCTATGGAAGGGTGGGCATCGGTAAGACGACTCTTGTTAAAGCCATCGACAAAAAGCTGTCCAGTCCATCGTACTGGCATAGCTTCATTGAAGACATCAGGAAATCATGTAATCGCAATAGTATTGTGAACTTGCAAAATCAGTTAATCACTGATATGTTGgaaagaaatgattttcaagCGAGTGATGTACCACACGGAATCTCTATCCTCACATCCGTATTTAAAGATAAGAAAGCGCTCATTATTCTCGATGACGTGGATAACACTGAGCAGTTAGACGATTTGGTTGGAATGAGTCATTCATTGGCGCCTGGAAGTAGGATCTTTTTTACGACTAGAAATGAGAGTGTTCTTGGTTGGGCCAAAGTTGACCGCAAGTACGGAGTTTACCGCAAGTACGCGCTTGAGGAACTGAATGAGGAGCAGCGTTTGATCCTATTTTCTAGACATGCATTTCGAAGAGACTCTCCTCCCAATGAGGAGTTTTCAGCTCTTGCTCGTCCTGTGGTATCTATGACGGGAGGCCTTCCATTGGCTCTCGAGATTGTCGGTTCATTTTTGTGCGGAAAACCAGCGGAAGTATGGAGAGAGACAATAAAGAAGATGGAAAATATGCCTCATATGGTGGTGCAAGAAAAGTTAATGATAGGTTATTATCTATTGGAGGAGAAGCAAAAGCAAATGTTCCTGGATATTGCTTGCTTTTTAATTGGGAGTGATGCAAGACTTGCATCCTACATGTGGGATGCCTGTGGCTTTTTTGCAACAGAAGGAATTGAAGTGCTGAGATCCTTGTCGTTCATAAAGATTGGAGATAATCATGAGCTCCGGATGcaaaatcaaatgagagatCTTGGTAGGAAAATTGTGCGCATAGAAAACCCCCGTGAACCTCACCACCGTAGTAGATTGTGGGATTATGAGGAAGCCCTGGGAGTGCTAGAGAGAAAAGAG AAAGTCATGACCATTGACAGTGAACAGAATGTGGAAATCTGA